In Streptomyces sclerotialus, one genomic interval encodes:
- a CDS encoding SGNH/GDSL hydrolase family protein: MTKSVGYALLAGLAAVVVLVSTAIFVGVGGNGGGTGSDPHNPRNSADPAVSGQWVGTWSASAAAAEPGTLDGYAGMSIRNVIHTSVGGSSTRIQLSNLYGTRPLAITHATVALAAAPNTPTAVAGTMRRLTFGERTSVVIPAGGAITSDPARLDVPHDADLLVTTYSPAPSGPVTYHPYARQTSYLARGDRAADDAGTAYTEQSPYWRYLTGVDVWSREAQGSVVVIGDSITDGITSTMGANHRWTDFLAERLRKEPGAPRLGVLNQGISGNRLLIDGSRYSPNNGPSVLTRLDRDALSRTGVKAVIVEIGLNDLFKTPRQWDPKKLVAGMRKVVEQAHARGLRVTGGTLTPFYGHRGYSVRMDRVRQAVNAQIRAGNVYDNVVDFDKALRDPAQPNRLLPEYDSGDHLHPSDEGYKAMARAVNLKHLKGSTPAAL, encoded by the coding sequence ATGACCAAAAGTGTGGGTTACGCCCTGCTCGCCGGCCTGGCGGCAGTGGTGGTCCTCGTATCGACGGCGATCTTCGTCGGGGTCGGCGGCAACGGCGGCGGCACCGGCAGCGACCCGCACAACCCCCGTAACTCCGCCGACCCCGCCGTCTCCGGCCAGTGGGTCGGCACCTGGTCGGCATCGGCCGCCGCCGCCGAGCCGGGCACCCTCGACGGGTACGCGGGCATGTCGATACGGAACGTGATCCACACCAGCGTCGGCGGCAGCAGCACCCGCATCCAGCTCTCCAACCTCTACGGCACCCGGCCGCTGGCGATCACCCACGCCACCGTCGCCCTGGCCGCGGCCCCCAACACCCCCACCGCGGTGGCCGGCACGATGCGCCGCCTCACCTTCGGCGAGCGCACCTCCGTCGTCATCCCGGCCGGCGGCGCGATAACGAGCGACCCCGCCCGGCTGGACGTGCCGCACGACGCGGACCTGCTGGTCACCACGTACTCCCCGGCACCCTCCGGCCCCGTCACCTACCACCCGTACGCCCGCCAGACCTCCTACCTGGCGCGCGGCGACCGGGCCGCGGACGACGCGGGCACGGCGTACACCGAGCAGAGCCCGTACTGGCGTTACCTCACCGGCGTCGACGTGTGGAGCCGCGAGGCCCAGGGCTCGGTCGTCGTCATCGGCGACTCCATCACCGACGGCATCACCTCCACCATGGGCGCCAACCACCGCTGGACCGACTTCCTGGCCGAGCGGCTCCGCAAGGAGCCCGGCGCGCCCCGCCTGGGCGTCCTCAACCAGGGCATCAGCGGCAACCGCCTGCTGATCGACGGCAGCCGCTACTCCCCCAACAACGGCCCCAGCGTGCTCACCCGCCTGGACCGCGACGCGCTGTCCCGCACCGGCGTCAAGGCCGTCATCGTCGAGATCGGCCTGAACGACCTGTTCAAGACCCCGCGCCAGTGGGACCCCAAGAAGCTGGTCGCCGGCATGCGGAAGGTCGTCGAGCAGGCACACGCGCGCGGCCTGCGGGTCACCGGCGGCACGCTCACCCCGTTCTACGGCCACCGCGGCTACTCGGTCCGCATGGACCGGGTGCGCCAGGCGGTGAACGCGCAGATCCGGGCCGGGAACGTGTACGACAACGTGGTCGACTTCGACAAGGCGCTGCGCGACCCCGCCCAGCCGAACCGGCTGCTCCCCGAGTACGACTCCGGCGACCACCTGCACCCCAGCGACGAGGGCTACAAGGCGATGGCCCGCGCGGTGAACCTCAAGCACCTCAAGGGCTCGACCCCGGCGGCACTGTAG
- a CDS encoding DUF1707 SHOCT-like domain-containing protein yields MNEELPELRASDADRDRVAEILRDALAEGRLRMEEFDERLDAAYKARTYGELVPLTADLPAGGRAAPVAPAAAPLGAGEPAWAERIVGGEGGSSAGVGILGGFRRTGRWTVGRRFTAVAFWGGGEIDLREARFTDREVVINCFAIMGGINIVVPPGVEVDVRGVEIMGGFDHREAGVAGDPDAPRVIVTGLAFWGGVGVERKPTRAEKQRLKAERRERRALEKEEQERRRKELG; encoded by the coding sequence ATGAATGAGGAACTCCCCGAATTGCGCGCCTCCGACGCCGACCGGGACCGGGTCGCGGAGATCCTGCGGGACGCGCTGGCCGAGGGGCGGCTGCGGATGGAGGAATTCGACGAGCGGCTGGACGCGGCGTACAAGGCGCGTACGTACGGCGAGTTGGTGCCGCTGACGGCGGACCTCCCGGCGGGCGGCCGGGCCGCGCCGGTGGCACCGGCGGCCGCGCCCCTGGGCGCCGGCGAGCCGGCCTGGGCGGAGCGGATCGTGGGCGGCGAGGGCGGCTCGTCGGCCGGGGTCGGGATCCTGGGAGGGTTCCGGCGGACCGGGCGGTGGACGGTCGGGCGGCGCTTCACCGCGGTCGCCTTCTGGGGCGGCGGCGAGATCGACCTGCGCGAGGCCCGGTTCACGGACCGCGAGGTGGTCATCAACTGCTTCGCGATCATGGGCGGGATCAACATCGTCGTGCCGCCGGGCGTCGAGGTCGACGTGCGCGGCGTGGAGATCATGGGCGGCTTCGACCACCGGGAGGCCGGTGTGGCGGGCGACCCCGACGCGCCCCGGGTGATCGTGACGGGTCTGGCGTTCTGGGGCGGCGTCGGTGTCGAGCGGAAGCCGACCAGGGCGGAGAAGCAGCGCCTGAAGGCCGAGCGGCGGGAGCGCAGGGCGCTGGAGAAGGAGGAGCAGGAGCGGCGGCGCAAGGAGCTGGGCTGA